One stretch of Streptomyces sp. MMBL 11-1 DNA includes these proteins:
- a CDS encoding alpha/beta hydrolase, producing the protein MSASDREELDKLLAALAAGEWPLDIDDARVFYDAWGAPIADDIVVEQRDGGHLLTPPNAEGSLTGLYLHGGGYVYGSLRSHGHMVSEIARAARCPMFFVDYRRAPEHPYPAALDDAVAAYRSLLADGVAAGDVVLAGDSAGGGLVLATLLKLRDSGLPVPAAAACVSPWTDLTGSGESYHALEHEDPMLSKPVVDLVSASYLADTPRTHPYVSPLFGELAGLPPVLLQVGSREILRSDAERFAAGLRRAGGTGVLEVWPGMVHVWHLHHSRLGKAREAVSRLGGWLRAQAAGA; encoded by the coding sequence ATGTCCGCGAGCGACCGCGAGGAGCTGGACAAGCTCCTCGCGGCCCTCGCGGCGGGCGAGTGGCCGTTGGACATCGACGACGCCCGGGTGTTCTACGACGCCTGGGGCGCGCCGATCGCCGACGACATCGTGGTCGAACAGCGCGACGGCGGCCACCTGTTGACCCCGCCGAACGCGGAGGGCTCCCTGACCGGGCTCTACCTGCACGGCGGCGGGTACGTGTACGGATCGCTGCGCAGCCACGGTCACATGGTCTCCGAGATCGCCCGCGCGGCCCGCTGCCCGATGTTCTTCGTGGACTACCGGCGAGCCCCCGAGCACCCCTATCCGGCGGCGCTCGACGATGCCGTGGCCGCGTACCGGAGTCTGCTCGCCGACGGGGTCGCCGCCGGTGACGTGGTCCTCGCGGGCGACTCGGCGGGCGGCGGCCTGGTGCTCGCGACGCTGCTGAAGCTGCGGGACTCGGGGCTGCCGGTCCCGGCCGCGGCGGCCTGTGTCTCGCCCTGGACCGACCTCACGGGCAGCGGGGAGAGCTACCACGCCCTGGAGCACGAGGATCCCATGCTCAGCAAGCCGGTGGTGGACCTGGTGTCCGCGTCGTACCTGGCGGACACCCCGCGCACGCATCCGTACGTCTCCCCGCTGTTCGGGGAGCTCGCGGGGCTGCCCCCGGTGCTCCTCCAGGTGGGCAGCCGCGAGATCCTGCGCAGCGACGCCGAGCGGTTCGCGGCCGGGCTGCGGCGCGCGGGCGGCACCGGTGTGCTGGAGGTCTGGCCGGGGATGGTGCACGTCTGGCACCTCCACCACTCGCGCCTCGGCAAGGCCCGCGAGGCCGTGAGCCGGCTCGGCGGCTGGCTCCGCGCCCAGGCTGCGGGGGCGTGA
- a CDS encoding aminotransferase class I/II-fold pyridoxal phosphate-dependent enzyme — protein sequence MTEDITGPHRYRNNRKMVPASEAAWGLSRKHGMLGLVVEAVEGQNRLRDIRTGHEFANLSSCSYLGLNSHPTVVEAGRAALEEERITGLSMGEFRIRLGIMERLEEELAEHFGAHVLPSVSCGVLSSAILPLLASGHLTDGEPLVVVFDRFAHFSLNFLKPVLADETLVLTCPHNDMQYLEDVCKRYPRVAYVAEGAYSTGGRADLKGIKDLQDRYGMFVYLDDSHALSAVGERGEGYARTVFDTLGSRTIVVASIAKAFGSTGGIAMVGDREMFELLYRSGPLAWSQGLRTAAVGTALGALEVHRSPELGLRQRRLAQNIALFDERLRDHGLRGAGSHIKFVTVGDNDRAVRLSTELYRRGYYCSAMFFPIVAQGQAGVRMMLRGDMPAELTERFAADLLDVLAELA from the coding sequence ATGACCGAGGACATCACCGGGCCCCATCGGTACCGCAACAACCGGAAGATGGTGCCCGCGAGCGAGGCCGCGTGGGGTCTGTCCCGCAAGCACGGGATGCTCGGCCTCGTGGTCGAGGCCGTCGAAGGGCAGAACCGGCTGCGCGACATCCGCACCGGGCACGAGTTCGCCAACCTGTCGTCCTGCTCGTACCTGGGCCTCAACAGCCACCCCACGGTGGTCGAGGCCGGACGGGCCGCGCTGGAGGAGGAGCGGATCACCGGGCTGTCCATGGGCGAGTTCCGGATCCGGCTCGGCATCATGGAACGGCTGGAGGAGGAGCTCGCCGAGCACTTCGGCGCCCATGTCCTGCCCTCGGTGTCCTGCGGGGTGCTCAGCTCGGCGATCCTGCCGTTGCTCGCCTCCGGGCATCTCACCGACGGCGAGCCCCTCGTCGTGGTCTTCGACCGGTTCGCGCACTTCTCACTGAACTTCCTCAAGCCCGTTCTCGCCGACGAGACGCTGGTGCTGACCTGTCCGCACAACGACATGCAGTACCTGGAGGACGTCTGCAAGCGGTATCCGCGGGTGGCCTACGTCGCCGAAGGCGCCTACTCCACCGGCGGGCGGGCGGACCTGAAGGGGATCAAGGACCTCCAGGACCGGTACGGGATGTTCGTCTACCTCGACGACTCCCACGCGCTGTCAGCCGTGGGCGAGCGCGGTGAAGGGTACGCGCGCACCGTGTTCGACACCCTCGGCTCCCGCACGATCGTCGTCGCCTCGATCGCCAAGGCGTTCGGCAGCACCGGCGGCATCGCGATGGTCGGCGACCGCGAGATGTTCGAACTCCTCTACCGGTCCGGGCCGCTGGCCTGGTCCCAGGGATTGCGGACCGCCGCGGTCGGCACCGCCCTCGGGGCCCTGGAGGTCCACCGGAGCCCGGAGCTCGGCCTGCGACAGCGACGGCTCGCCCAGAACATCGCCCTCTTCGACGAGCGGCTGCGCGACCACGGCCTGCGGGGCGCCGGATCGCACATCAAGTTCGTCACCGTCGGCGACAACGACCGGGCGGTACGCCTGTCGACCGAGCTCTACCGGCGCGGCTACTACTGCTCCGCGATGTTCTTCCCGATCGTGGCGCAGGGGCAGGCGGGCGTGCGGATGATGCTGCGCGGCGACATGCCGGCGGAGCTCACCGAGCGTTTCGCGGCGGACCTCCTCGACGTACTGGCGGAGCTCGCATGA
- a CDS encoding HpcH/HpaI aldolase/citrate lyase family protein, with protein sequence MKSYASLLYTPALLLASVARPGRVRADILVLDLEDSIHPARKAEARELLAGADLSGAGLPALGMRVNTIATPDGLEDLRALIEMDATIGGVPLDVVFIPKISGAGDVAIYRSLLSHTSRPPEICSFIESVDAVDNAVEIAAVSDGLCFGQADLTADLYAENTFYLDHARARLCSAAAKYRVPAIDTNSFELHDLDAVAAQCRAARDAGFTGKAAIHPRQVDTIAETFTVGPDKIAEYRSVVEDYHSTSYGFAVEEDRVLAPPFVLRAQRMLALHAPAETGRNARTN encoded by the coding sequence GTGAAGTCGTACGCGAGCCTGCTCTACACCCCCGCGCTGCTGCTGGCGTCGGTCGCCCGGCCCGGCCGGGTCCGCGCCGACATACTGGTCCTGGACCTGGAGGACTCCATCCATCCGGCCAGGAAGGCCGAGGCCCGCGAGCTGCTGGCGGGGGCGGACCTCAGCGGGGCCGGGCTGCCCGCACTCGGCATGCGGGTGAACACGATCGCGACGCCCGACGGCCTGGAGGACCTGCGGGCGCTGATCGAGATGGACGCCACCATCGGCGGCGTACCTCTCGACGTGGTCTTCATCCCCAAGATCTCCGGCGCCGGCGACGTGGCCATCTACCGGTCACTGCTGTCGCACACCTCCAGGCCGCCGGAGATCTGCAGCTTCATCGAAAGCGTCGACGCCGTCGACAACGCCGTCGAGATCGCCGCGGTCAGCGACGGCCTCTGCTTCGGACAGGCGGATCTGACGGCCGACCTGTACGCCGAGAACACCTTCTACCTCGATCACGCGCGAGCCCGGCTCTGCTCTGCGGCGGCCAAGTACCGCGTGCCCGCGATCGACACCAACTCGTTCGAACTGCACGACCTCGACGCCGTCGCGGCGCAGTGCCGGGCCGCCCGGGACGCCGGATTCACGGGGAAGGCGGCCATCCATCCCCGGCAGGTCGACACCATCGCCGAGACGTTCACCGTCGGCCCGGACAAGATCGCCGAGTACCGCAGCGTGGTCGAGGACTACCACTCCACGTCCTACGGCTTCGCGGTCGAGGAGGACCGGGTACTCGCCCCGCCGTTCGTACTGCGGGCCCAACGCATGCTCGCACTCCACGCACCCGCCGAAACCGGCCGGAACGCCCGCACCAACTAG
- a CDS encoding MDR family MFS transporter encodes MNDRTRPPLPAGFWWLWTATLVNRFGLFVMPFLSLYLAVERGYSATYAGLVISLYGLGGIAGSLIGGSLSDRWGRRPTLLTGQLGAAVFTLALGFAEQPVTIAACVTVLGVALKVSQPAIGAMLADLVPEESRPRAYSLNYWALNLGFSVSALSAGTLAAFGYLTLFVVDAASTLLCAVLVFWRIPETLPSKLRTEPSQEAAPRTSLAAVVRDRRFMCLAGLNLLVVTVFTQRHLALPLSIAESGLSTADYGIVAGVNGVMIVTLQLAVTRFTQHRPAGWVLACGALLIALSSVLNGHAGTVLLYCCAAVVYTLGEIAYVPTSEAQVPAMAPEHARGRYEGVMVLTWAVGGFVAPLTSGLIIDAHGTDTLWAGCAVIGALAAVGYVALLRPRRGKEDAPGSARALRSTRAP; translated from the coding sequence GTGAACGACCGCACTCGCCCCCCGCTCCCCGCCGGCTTCTGGTGGCTGTGGACCGCGACGCTGGTGAACCGGTTCGGCCTGTTCGTCATGCCGTTCCTGTCCCTCTACCTCGCCGTGGAGCGGGGCTACTCCGCCACGTACGCGGGGCTGGTGATCTCGCTGTACGGACTCGGCGGCATAGCCGGATCGCTGATCGGCGGGTCGCTCAGCGACCGGTGGGGCAGGCGGCCCACGCTGCTCACCGGGCAACTGGGCGCCGCCGTCTTCACCCTCGCCCTGGGATTCGCCGAGCAGCCCGTGACGATCGCGGCGTGTGTCACCGTGCTGGGCGTCGCGCTGAAGGTGTCACAGCCCGCGATCGGGGCGATGCTCGCGGACCTGGTCCCCGAGGAGTCCCGGCCCCGGGCCTATTCGCTCAACTACTGGGCGCTCAACCTCGGATTCTCCGTCTCCGCCCTGTCGGCGGGCACCCTCGCCGCCTTCGGCTATCTGACCCTGTTCGTGGTGGACGCCGCCAGTACCCTGCTCTGCGCGGTGCTGGTCTTCTGGCGGATTCCCGAGACCCTGCCGTCGAAGCTCCGCACGGAACCGTCCCAGGAGGCGGCCCCGCGCACGTCCCTGGCCGCCGTGGTCCGCGACCGCCGGTTCATGTGCCTGGCCGGACTGAACCTCCTGGTGGTCACCGTCTTCACCCAGCGGCACCTGGCCCTGCCGCTGTCCATCGCCGAATCCGGCCTGTCCACCGCGGACTACGGGATCGTGGCGGGCGTCAACGGCGTCATGATCGTCACTCTCCAGCTCGCCGTCACCCGCTTCACCCAGCACCGGCCCGCCGGTTGGGTGCTCGCCTGCGGGGCGCTGCTGATCGCGCTCAGTTCGGTGCTCAACGGACACGCCGGCACCGTGCTGCTGTACTGCTGCGCCGCCGTCGTCTACACCCTCGGTGAGATCGCCTACGTACCCACCAGCGAGGCGCAGGTGCCCGCCATGGCTCCGGAGCACGCACGGGGCCGCTACGAGGGCGTGATGGTCCTGACCTGGGCCGTCGGCGGCTTCGTGGCACCGCTGACGAGCGGTCTGATCATCGACGCCCACGGCACGGACACCCTCTGGGCGGGGTGCGCGGTGATCGGCGCGCTCGCGGCCGTCGGTTACGTCGCGTTGCTGCGGCCGCGCCGCGGGAAGGAGGACGCCCCCGGGTCCGCACGAGCCCTCCGGTCCACGCGGGCCCCCTAG
- a CDS encoding ornithine cyclodeaminase family protein, whose protein sequence is MTPAGTDHDRSDVTAVAALMRESLRGGAVRRMAVPLRQVVDDGRGTRFLSMPAVSADHGLCVNKTATITDGPGPTVTSVVPVFSTATGELLGVLDGAAVTNLKCAAVTALVTDACAARESAVLGIVGSGVQAWQQYLGVTAVRRITEVRVHSRTPEHAGILCERIRRADPGVRALVGASAEEATAGADVVSTATTSVRPLPIAAELPEHVHINCMGAHTTESRELPRSLLAAATLVVEDRAIAVAEAGEIHRTAIDLESLETGGHAGLDRRRTVFSSTGHASLDLITCAHLVARPHR, encoded by the coding sequence ATGACCCCCGCGGGCACGGACCACGACAGGTCCGACGTGACGGCCGTGGCCGCGCTGATGCGCGAGAGCCTGCGCGGCGGCGCGGTGCGGAGGATGGCCGTACCGCTGCGGCAGGTCGTCGACGACGGCCGCGGCACCAGATTCCTGTCCATGCCCGCCGTCAGCGCCGATCACGGGCTGTGCGTCAACAAGACCGCCACCATCACCGACGGTCCGGGCCCGACCGTGACGTCCGTGGTCCCGGTGTTCTCCACCGCGACCGGGGAGCTCCTCGGGGTGCTGGACGGCGCGGCCGTCACCAACCTCAAGTGCGCGGCCGTGACGGCGCTGGTCACCGACGCCTGCGCGGCCCGGGAGAGCGCCGTCCTCGGGATCGTCGGATCGGGGGTGCAGGCGTGGCAGCAGTACCTCGGGGTGACGGCGGTGCGCCGGATCACCGAGGTACGGGTCCACTCCCGCACCCCCGAGCACGCCGGGATCCTGTGCGAGCGCATCCGGCGCGCCGATCCGGGCGTACGCGCCCTGGTCGGCGCGTCGGCCGAGGAGGCGACCGCGGGAGCGGATGTCGTCTCGACGGCGACGACCTCCGTACGGCCGCTGCCGATCGCCGCCGAACTGCCGGAGCACGTGCACATCAACTGCATGGGCGCGCACACCACCGAGTCCCGGGAGCTGCCGCGCTCGCTCCTGGCCGCCGCCACGCTGGTCGTCGAGGACAGGGCGATCGCGGTGGCCGAGGCCGGGGAGATCCACCGTACGGCGATCGACCTGGAGTCCCTGGAGACCGGCGGGCACGCCGGACTCGACCGCCGCCGGACCGTCTTCAGCTCCACCGGGCACGCCTCGCTGGACCTCATCACCTGCGCCCATCTGGTGGCGCGGCCCCACCGTTGA
- a CDS encoding aminopeptidase P family protein has translation MERQDGPRGARSHDRRVPAAVAEVFRQGWADTDRRLPPVSGAAYAAKRRAALSTRFPGERIVVPSGGLKARSNDFDYAFRPHSAYIHLTAEQGTGAVPDSVLVFEPTGSGHEITLFTRPRSPRDAGPSGAEFYSDRQHGEFWVGRRRTLRETAEALGVEAVSREGLERALAGEVPTRVVRGEDALVDATVPPSAPADAELLAFLSESRLVKDAWEIEQLRAAVGHTVAGFHDVAGELPHATRLARGERWVEGTFNRRARLEGYGLGFETIAAAGAHACVLHWMHNDGPVREGELLLLDAGVEADSFYTGDVTRTLPVGGRFTDVQRRVYDLVFAAQSAGIAALRPGAPYSAFHDAATRVITEGLDAWGLRPGGATIPHEADLYRRYTVCGTGHMLGLDCHDCAAARSETYLGGVLEEGHVLTVEPGLYFQPDDLTVPEELRGIGVRIEDDFVITSDGALCLSADLPRDADAVEAWMDALR, from the coding sequence ATGGAACGTCAGGACGGCCCGCGCGGAGCGCGGAGTCACGATCGTCGAGTACCGGCGGCGGTGGCGGAGGTCTTTCGGCAGGGGTGGGCGGACACGGACAGGAGGCTTCCACCCGTCTCCGGAGCCGCATACGCGGCCAAGCGGCGTGCGGCGCTGTCGACGCGGTTCCCCGGAGAGCGGATCGTCGTCCCGTCGGGCGGACTCAAGGCCCGCAGTAACGACTTCGACTACGCCTTCCGCCCGCATTCCGCGTACATCCACCTCACGGCCGAACAGGGGACGGGAGCGGTGCCGGACAGCGTGCTCGTCTTCGAGCCCACCGGCAGCGGGCACGAGATCACCCTGTTCACCCGGCCCCGGTCACCGCGCGACGCCGGACCGTCCGGTGCGGAGTTCTACAGCGACCGGCAGCACGGCGAGTTCTGGGTCGGCCGGCGCCGGACCCTCCGGGAGACCGCCGAAGCCCTCGGCGTCGAGGCGGTCTCCCGGGAGGGGCTGGAGCGGGCGCTCGCCGGTGAGGTCCCGACCCGGGTGGTGCGCGGCGAGGACGCGCTCGTCGACGCGACCGTCCCGCCGTCCGCACCGGCCGACGCCGAACTGCTCGCCTTCCTCTCCGAGTCGCGGCTGGTCAAGGACGCGTGGGAGATCGAGCAACTGCGCGCCGCCGTGGGGCACACGGTCGCCGGCTTCCACGACGTCGCCGGTGAACTGCCCCACGCCACCCGCCTCGCACGCGGGGAGCGATGGGTGGAGGGCACCTTCAACAGGCGGGCCCGGCTGGAGGGTTACGGCCTGGGGTTCGAGACCATCGCGGCGGCCGGCGCGCACGCGTGCGTGCTCCACTGGATGCACAACGACGGCCCGGTGCGGGAGGGGGAGCTGCTCCTGCTGGACGCGGGCGTCGAGGCCGACTCGTTCTACACCGGGGACGTCACCCGGACCCTGCCGGTCGGCGGGCGCTTCACGGATGTGCAGCGCCGCGTCTACGACCTGGTGTTCGCCGCCCAGTCGGCGGGCATCGCCGCCCTGCGGCCCGGAGCACCGTACAGTGCCTTCCACGACGCCGCGACGCGGGTCATCACCGAGGGGCTCGACGCCTGGGGCCTGCGGCCCGGCGGCGCCACGATCCCGCACGAGGCCGACCTCTACCGTCGCTACACCGTCTGCGGCACCGGCCACATGCTCGGCCTCGACTGCCACGACTGCGCCGCCGCCCGCAGCGAGACGTATCTGGGCGGTGTGCTGGAGGAGGGGCACGTGCTCACCGTCGAGCCGGGGCTGTACTTCCAGCCCGACGACCTGACGGTCCCCGAGGAACTGCGCGGCATCGGCGTGCGGATCGAGGACGACTTCGTCATCACCTCCGACGGCGCGCTGTGTCTGTCGGCGGACCTGCCACGCGACGCGGACGCGGTCGAGGCGTGGATGGACGCGTTGCGGTGA
- a CDS encoding amidase has product MSDTAPARPGPRPDVPEPREAPGLSGLSVAEAGARLRAGTLTSVELVEHALSLIDAYDGELHAFVLVTRDLALRRAARADRELRDGVDRGPLHGIPYALKDILAAEGLPTTNHSRLTLTDLATEDSTVEARLRAGGAVLLGKLATYEFAFGGPSTDLPFPPAGNPWNREHIPSGSSSGAGAAVAAGFLRVAFGSDTAGSLRGPAFHCGAVGLKPTYGSVSGHGATPLAPTMDHFGPLAWTVADAAAALQVVAGPDPRDPRTREAPAPDFLGSLSGEVRGLRVAYSKAWYASDPGTLPEITESIDRALAHLDRLGAVVEECELPPYELFDACGRVILMAEGFAVHQENLRRAPRSFGRYTYQKLMPGAGVTADELQRARQVRDSLAAALDRRVFASHDLLITACGQTTAARIDAFGADWPPPKLANDMQTIPFAVTGHPAMSLPLGFAGNGLPIGVQLVGPAYGEASLFRAGLALEAEFGRRDTRPVPA; this is encoded by the coding sequence ATGTCTGACACCGCCCCCGCCCGGCCGGGCCCTCGGCCCGACGTACCCGAACCGCGCGAAGCCCCGGGCCTGTCCGGGCTGTCCGTGGCGGAGGCCGGTGCGCGGCTGCGCGCCGGGACGCTCACGTCGGTGGAGCTGGTGGAGCACGCGTTGAGCCTGATCGACGCGTACGACGGCGAGCTGCACGCGTTCGTCCTGGTCACCCGTGACCTCGCGCTGCGGCGCGCGGCGCGGGCGGACCGGGAGCTGCGCGACGGCGTCGACCGCGGACCACTGCACGGCATCCCGTACGCGCTGAAGGACATCCTCGCCGCCGAGGGCCTGCCCACCACCAACCACTCGCGGCTGACCCTCACCGACCTCGCCACCGAGGACAGCACCGTGGAGGCCCGGCTGCGGGCCGGCGGCGCGGTGCTGCTGGGCAAGCTGGCCACCTACGAGTTCGCGTTCGGCGGACCGAGCACGGACCTGCCCTTCCCGCCGGCGGGCAACCCCTGGAACCGCGAGCACATCCCCAGCGGCTCCTCGTCGGGAGCGGGCGCCGCGGTGGCGGCCGGGTTCCTCCGCGTCGCCTTCGGGTCCGACACCGCCGGCTCGCTGCGCGGCCCGGCGTTCCACTGCGGGGCCGTCGGCCTCAAGCCCACCTACGGCAGCGTCTCGGGCCACGGCGCCACCCCGCTGGCGCCCACCATGGACCACTTCGGGCCCCTCGCCTGGACGGTGGCCGACGCCGCCGCCGCCCTCCAGGTGGTCGCGGGCCCCGACCCCAGGGACCCGCGCACCCGCGAGGCGCCGGCGCCCGACTTCCTCGGCTCGCTGAGCGGGGAGGTCCGCGGGCTGCGCGTGGCGTACTCGAAGGCCTGGTACGCGTCGGATCCGGGAACCCTTCCGGAGATCACCGAGAGCATCGACCGGGCCCTGGCCCACCTCGACCGGCTCGGCGCCGTCGTCGAGGAGTGCGAGCTGCCGCCGTACGAGCTGTTCGACGCCTGCGGCCGGGTCATCCTGATGGCGGAGGGGTTCGCCGTGCACCAGGAGAACCTGCGCCGCGCGCCGCGGTCCTTCGGCCGCTACACCTACCAGAAACTGATGCCCGGTGCGGGGGTCACCGCCGACGAGCTCCAGCGGGCCCGCCAGGTCCGCGACAGCCTCGCCGCGGCCCTCGACCGGCGGGTCTTCGCCTCCCACGACCTGCTGATCACGGCGTGCGGTCAGACCACCGCGGCCCGGATCGACGCCTTCGGCGCCGACTGGCCCCCGCCGAAGCTGGCCAACGACATGCAGACCATCCCGTTCGCCGTCACCGGACACCCGGCGATGTCCCTGCCCCTCGGCTTCGCCGGCAACGGGCTGCCCATCGGTGTGCAGCTCGTGGGGCCCGCGTACGGCGAGGCGAGCCTGTTCCGGGCCGGCCTCGCCCTGGAGGCCGAGTTCGGCCGACGGGACACCCGCCCGGTGCCGGCATGA
- a CDS encoding LuxR family transcriptional regulator — translation MRARRPLVDQVSGELRQAGAVAVVGPTGFGKSAVLDAVCAGWESSGDPVVRLSSAPADAHLPYVPLVDLFTVCPADVSGDLPDVQRSTIDWVLRRVTGPPPDPAILRVTVLSCLQTWGRRARLLLAADDMHWWGPDSLDVFGFAARRSRGSVSLLAALRPDGPLPHDVLGGDAVEIAVPALTPHESAAVVRSFGIPLRTAARIHTATGGNPRLVSDIAAGLARAGATAVLDAQPLAPHARKALRAWLAGLAAPVHWVLLLAALAADPSLDAVRRAAGPSADAALADAEAAGLIRVAGTVCFPAPVVRECLLAESSGEAVRQAHLALAAAASEDDDRVWHEASALSAAEIPARLVPGLADAATAAREGGDHTRAAEFGLLAGGRAGGARHDLLIAAAQDAEAAGRFDLACTALEQLDRRRAVPTARAQARLAVADAAGRGAAVAERMAARALSEALAADNPALASAAHLRLARSLGANRGYHAEALTHARSATELAERAGDAAIHSFALALTARIEQVRGSPGQAELLRRALATGTPAGAGRTPGEPRRVGVAFALLDDRLDEAGRLLDEMRPPDCPADRLWVLGTAVRIHAHRGEGQLAREEAHRLLALTRDLATSPGPPWYAAAVAELAGGTLEQALAYADLGLTASQEDEDTVFAAHCLHLSGMTRLLLRDAGGALADLLRVRDLVQDLGVADPAEVRYDADLAEALVAAGDLPAALRTVADARSRAEELGRRGVLASLDRAEALCHAAAGDHASAEELVGRALRTFERLGYPLQCGRALLAYSSVEQRHRRPARARELRARADAVFRRAGAPLWEPEPNRVRSSPAGLTEAERRIADLVTEGRGNRDIAAALYVSVKTVEAALTRIYRKLGVRSRVQLTALVQKSAHPERR, via the coding sequence GTGAGGGCGCGCCGCCCGCTGGTCGACCAGGTCTCCGGTGAGCTGCGGCAGGCAGGTGCGGTGGCGGTGGTCGGACCCACCGGTTTCGGCAAGTCCGCGGTGCTGGACGCGGTGTGCGCGGGGTGGGAGTCCTCCGGGGACCCCGTGGTCAGGCTCAGCTCGGCGCCCGCCGACGCACACCTGCCGTACGTACCCCTGGTGGACCTGTTCACCGTGTGCCCGGCGGACGTGAGCGGCGACCTGCCGGACGTCCAGCGATCGACGATCGACTGGGTGCTGCGCCGGGTCACCGGGCCTCCGCCCGACCCCGCGATCCTGCGGGTCACGGTCCTGTCCTGCCTCCAGACGTGGGGGCGCCGGGCCCGGCTGCTGCTGGCCGCCGACGACATGCACTGGTGGGGCCCGGACAGCCTGGACGTCTTCGGCTTCGCGGCACGCCGCAGCCGCGGCAGTGTGTCGCTGCTGGCGGCGCTGCGGCCCGACGGCCCGCTCCCGCACGACGTCCTCGGCGGTGACGCGGTGGAGATCGCGGTCCCCGCGCTCACCCCGCACGAGTCGGCAGCCGTGGTGCGGTCCTTCGGGATCCCCCTGCGGACCGCCGCGCGCATCCACACGGCGACGGGCGGCAACCCCCGTCTGGTCTCGGACATCGCCGCCGGACTGGCCCGGGCCGGGGCGACGGCGGTCCTGGACGCACAGCCGCTGGCCCCGCACGCGCGCAAGGCCCTGAGAGCCTGGCTGGCGGGGCTCGCGGCCCCCGTGCACTGGGTGCTGCTCCTCGCGGCGCTGGCGGCCGATCCCTCGCTCGACGCCGTCCGCCGGGCCGCGGGACCGTCCGCCGACGCGGCCCTGGCCGACGCCGAGGCCGCCGGGCTGATCCGTGTGGCGGGCACCGTGTGCTTCCCGGCCCCGGTCGTACGCGAGTGCCTCCTCGCCGAGTCCAGCGGCGAGGCGGTGCGCCAGGCGCATCTCGCCCTGGCCGCCGCCGCGTCCGAGGACGACGACCGCGTCTGGCACGAGGCCTCCGCCCTGAGCGCGGCCGAGATTCCCGCCCGGCTGGTTCCCGGCCTGGCCGACGCCGCCACCGCCGCACGGGAGGGCGGTGACCACACCCGGGCGGCCGAGTTCGGGCTGCTCGCGGGCGGCCGGGCCGGCGGCGCCCGGCACGACCTGCTGATCGCCGCCGCCCAGGACGCCGAGGCCGCCGGGCGGTTCGACCTGGCCTGCACGGCGTTGGAGCAGCTGGACCGCAGGCGGGCCGTGCCCACCGCTCGCGCCCAGGCGCGGCTCGCCGTCGCCGACGCCGCCGGCCGGGGCGCCGCGGTGGCGGAGCGGATGGCGGCGCGGGCCCTGTCCGAGGCCCTGGCCGCCGACAATCCCGCACTTGCCTCGGCGGCGCACCTGCGCCTCGCCCGGAGCCTGGGCGCGAACCGCGGCTACCACGCGGAGGCGCTGACGCACGCCCGCTCCGCCACCGAACTGGCCGAGCGGGCCGGCGACGCGGCGATCCACTCCTTCGCCCTGGCCCTGACCGCCCGGATCGAGCAGGTCCGCGGTTCACCGGGCCAGGCCGAGCTGCTCCGGCGTGCCCTGGCGACGGGCACGCCGGCCGGAGCCGGCCGGACCCCCGGGGAGCCACGCCGGGTCGGCGTCGCGTTCGCCCTGCTCGACGACCGGTTGGACGAGGCGGGGCGGCTGTTGGACGAGATGCGCCCGCCGGACTGCCCCGCCGACCGGCTCTGGGTGCTCGGCACCGCCGTCCGGATCCACGCCCACCGGGGCGAGGGCCAGCTCGCCCGCGAGGAGGCGCACCGGCTCCTGGCGCTGACACGTGACCTGGCTACCTCGCCCGGCCCGCCGTGGTACGCGGCGGCGGTCGCCGAACTCGCCGGCGGGACCCTGGAGCAGGCGCTCGCCTACGCGGACCTCGGTCTGACGGCCTCGCAGGAGGACGAGGACACCGTCTTCGCCGCGCACTGTCTGCACCTGTCCGGAATGACCCGGCTGCTGCTGCGGGACGCGGGCGGAGCCCTGGCGGATCTGCTCAGGGTCCGGGACCTGGTGCAGGACCTGGGTGTCGCGGACCCCGCGGAGGTCCGCTACGACGCGGATCTGGCCGAGGCACTGGTCGCCGCGGGAGACCTGCCCGCCGCCCTGCGGACGGTCGCCGACGCCCGGTCCCGGGCCGAGGAGCTGGGACGGCGCGGGGTCCTCGCCTCGCTGGACCGGGCCGAGGCGCTGTGCCACGCGGCGGCGGGCGACCACGCGTCGGCCGAGGAACTGGTCGGCCGCGCCCTGCGCACCTTCGAACGGCTCGGATACCCGTTGCAGTGCGGCCGGGCGCTGCTGGCGTACTCGTCCGTCGAGCAGCGGCACAGGCGCCCGGCCCGGGCCAGGGAGCTGCGGGCGAGGGCCGACGCGGTGTTCCGCAGGGCGGGCGCGCCGCTGTGGGAGCCGGAGCCGAACCGGGTGCGGTCCTCGCCGGCCGGTCTGACGGAGGCGGAGCGCAGGATCGCCGATCTGGTCACCGAAGGGCGCGGCAACCGCGACATCGCGGCCGCCCTGTACGTCAGCGTCAAGACCGTGGAGGCGGCGCTCACCCGGATCTACCGCAAGCTGGGGGTGCGTTCGCGGGTCCAGCTGACGGCGCTCGTCCAGAAGAGCGCCCACCCCGAGCGGCGGTGA